The sequence GACCCCGGACGAGATCGCGACCCAGGTCTCGGTTAACACCCGTAAAGGGGTGGAGCGATGTTTGCGCTATGCTTTTGAATACACCCGTAAACGGAACAAGCGGAAGACCCTGACCCTGGTCGGCAAGACCAATGTTCTGACCTTCGCTTTTGATCTGTGGGAGAGGGTGTTTCATGAGATCGGAACCAAAGATTATCCCGATATCAAACGGGAATACGCGCACGTTGACGCGACCTGCATGTGGTTTGTCAAGAACCCGGAGTGGTTTGACGTCATTGTCACCGACAATATGTTCGGCGATATCATTACCGACCTGGGGGCGATGATCCAGGGGGGGATGGGGATCGCGGCGGGGGGGAACATCAACCCGCACGGCGTTTCGATGTTCGAACCGATCGGCGGTTCCGCTCCAAAATATACCGGCAAGAATGTTATTAATCCTCTGGCGGCGATCGGCGCTATGCAGCTTCTGCTTAGCCAGTTAGGGGAAGAAAAAGCGGCAGCCGACATTGAACAGGCGATTATTAAGACCGTAGCCAAAATGCCGTCACAGGCGGCCGGGAAAATGGGGATGGGGACGAAGGAAGTAGGGGATACCGTTGCCAGCCTTATCTAGGCTTTGGCCTTCAGGTAATTGATCAGACCGCCCTTGTCGACGATCTTTTGCATGAATTCGGGGAAAGCTTGTGCTTTGTAAGTTTTACCGCTGGTTTTGTTGGTAATGGTTCCGCTTGCCAGGTCGACCTCAACCGTGTCTCCTTCTTTGATCTCCTCTCCCGCCTGGGGTGACTCCAGGATCGGGAGGCCAATGTTGATGGCGTTCCGGTAAAAGATCCTGGCAAATGATTTGGCAATGATGGCCGCAACCCCGGCTGCTTTGAGGGCGATCGGAGCGTGTTCGCGCGAGGAGCCGCAACCGAAATTATCTCCCGCGACGATAAAGTCCCCGGGGGTCATCTTATCGACCCATTCCGAGTCGGCGTCCATCATGGCGTACTGGGCGAGCTCAGCCGGATCGGAGGTGTTGAGATACCTGGCCGGGATGATCAGGTCGGTATCGATATTATTGCCGAATTTCCATGCTTTTCCCTTCATCATGAAACCATTTTAGCATCCTTGAAGTGGGACTTCAACACCCGGGAATCCGCTTAAATGATGCAATATTTGCTCTTTTCTTACGATATATATGTAGAGAGCCATCAAGTCTCTTGGAGGACTAATGACCTATAAAGCGGATATTGTGCGCCGGACGACAATGGTCAATCCTCTGGCCAGGGGGATCGGGAACCGCTCTGTGAATTTGCAGCCAGGCAGAGTTTTGGGCGGATACAAGCTGGTAAAACCGCTTGGCGCCGGGGCGGAAGGGGAAGTCTGGCACGCGCTAACCGCCCGGGGGGAAAGATCGGTCCTAAAGATCGATAAGCGGCCAGTTTTAGTTCCCAACGCGCAACCGGTGGAAACATTGGCCATGGAGTTGATTTCCGGTGCTGGT comes from Candidatus Margulisiibacteriota bacterium and encodes:
- a CDS encoding 3-isopropylmalate dehydrogenase, with the translated sequence MTYKIAVIGGDGTGPEVVAEGLKALKTVAKKYNIQYELKEFDFSGKRYLKTGELVTDEDVAELKKYNAIYLGAVGDPEVKPGILEHGVLLKLRFALDQYINLRPVILYPNVYTPIKDKGPAEIDFVVVRENTEGLYASTGGYLRKGTPDEIATQVSVNTRKGVERCLRYAFEYTRKRNKRKTLTLVGKTNVLTFAFDLWERVFHEIGTKDYPDIKREYAHVDATCMWFVKNPEWFDVIVTDNMFGDIITDLGAMIQGGMGIAAGGNINPHGVSMFEPIGGSAPKYTGKNVINPLAAIGAMQLLLSQLGEEKAAADIEQAIIKTVAKMPSQAAGKMGMGTKEVGDTVASLI
- a CDS encoding 3-isopropylmalate dehydratase small subunit, which translates into the protein MKGKAWKFGNNIDTDLIIPARYLNTSDPAELAQYAMMDADSEWVDKMTPGDFIVAGDNFGCGSSREHAPIALKAAGVAAIIAKSFARIFYRNAINIGLPILESPQAGEEIKEGDTVEVDLASGTITNKTSGKTYKAQAFPEFMQKIVDKGGLINYLKAKA